In the genome of Fusarium oxysporum f. sp. lycopersici 4287 supercont2.46 genomic scaffold, whole genome shotgun sequence, one region contains:
- a CDS encoding uncharacterized protein (At least one base has a quality score < 10) — protein MFCSECGEEADGRFCWNCGSKLREGASVNRTMSSTTTSSATVTLPTNSWHQEINYNTLIKLPEVKDKLAMQTVKGRKLSAEEFVEFFPKSMQIGAGLGQAFGSMFGFKTGKSHTDTLIRPCGVVLVAALCYLTRSRFSISTVRQGVNAVAVTSDIPSDLWSWKGELEIIVTKDGGNTKVSRCNKHTGAEVRLG, from the coding sequence ATGTTCTGTTCCGAGTGTGGTGAGGAGGCAGATGGCCGCTTCTGCTGGAACTGCGGCTCTAAGCTGCGTGAAGGAGCCAGCGTCAACCGTACAATGAGCTCCACCACGACAAGTTCAGCGACAGTCACTCTACCAACAAATTCATGGCATCAAGAGATCAACTATAACACGCTCATCAAACTACCTGAGGTTAAAGACAAGCTCGCAATGCAAACTGTCAAGGGCCGCAAGCTCAGCGCCGAAGAGTTTGTGGAATTCTTCCCTAAATCGATGCAGATCGGTGCAGGCCTTGGGCAGGCCTTTGGATCTATGTTCGGCTTCAAGACGGGGAAATCCCACACGGATACTCTGATTCGCCCTTGCGGAGTGGTTCTAGTTGCCGCTTTATGCTACCTAACTCGGTCAAGATTCTCCATCAGCACTGTTCGCCAGGGAGTCAACGCTGTTGCTGTTACGAGCGACATCCCGTCTGATTTGTGGAGCTGGAAGGGAGAACTTGAAATAATTGTCACCAAGGATGGGGGAAACACCAAGGTTTCACGCTGCAACAAACATACCGGGGCAGAAGTACGACTGGGGTAA